The following are from one region of the Pelagibius sp. CAU 1746 genome:
- a CDS encoding histidine phosphatase family protein: MTTTRWWWIRHAPVTSHAGLVYGNQDVPCDCGDEAVFRGLAARLPDDAAWVVTPLGRTRATAEAIARHHAAVPADFEVEARLAEQDFGDWQGLTHDELAAQRSGAWHRFWLAPAEEVPPGGESFAAVSARVGEAIAALTRRHAGRDIVCVSHGGPIRAALGHALGVTPEQALAFSVDNCALTRLDHFATETVPGRDRPEGELGGAWRIAQVNVRAQHAA, encoded by the coding sequence ATGACCACGACCCGCTGGTGGTGGATTCGCCACGCCCCGGTAACCAGCCATGCCGGGCTTGTCTACGGCAACCAGGATGTGCCCTGCGACTGCGGCGACGAGGCCGTGTTCCGCGGCCTCGCCGCGCGGCTGCCCGACGACGCGGCCTGGGTGGTGACGCCGCTGGGCCGTACCCGCGCCACCGCCGAGGCCATCGCCCGCCACCACGCCGCCGTGCCGGCGGATTTCGAGGTCGAGGCGCGCCTGGCCGAGCAGGACTTCGGCGACTGGCAGGGCCTGACCCACGACGAACTGGCCGCCCAGCGCAGCGGCGCCTGGCATCGCTTTTGGCTGGCGCCCGCCGAGGAGGTGCCGCCGGGCGGCGAGAGCTTCGCCGCCGTCAGCGCCCGCGTGGGCGAGGCCATCGCGGCCTTGACCCGACGCCACGCGGGGCGCGATATCGTCTGCGTCAGTCATGGCGGGCCGATTCGCGCGGCCTTGGGCCATGCTCTCGGCGTCACGCCGGAGCAGGCTCTGGCCTTCTCGGTCGACAACTGCGCGCTGACGCGGCTGGACCACTTCGCCACGGAGACGGTGCCGGGAAGGGACCGCCCGGAGGGAGAATTGGGCGGCGCGTGGCGTATCGCTCAGGTGAACGTCCGCGCGCAGCACGCGGCCTAG
- a CDS encoding lipid-binding SYLF domain-containing protein → MIASATLRTASRFHARLAALLLAPLLAWAGPVQAETEPEALVTEARLTVDRLMADKDFFELPKFIRGAKGIYIVPQLVKGGFIIGAEGGTGVFLARGTDGSWSPPAFYTLGAGSIGLQIGGEVKEVVFVLMSDKAVDAILSSEFKLGADASISVGPMGRGVEASRTTDFTSDIYAFSKSVGLFGGGALEGAKIFERTSLNHEYYALGATPKNIVIDRKFTNTQADGLRELLP, encoded by the coding sequence ATGATTGCTTCAGCGACCCTTCGCACCGCCTCAAGGTTTCACGCCCGGCTCGCCGCCCTCCTGCTGGCGCCGCTGCTCGCCTGGGCCGGTCCGGTCCAGGCCGAGACCGAGCCGGAAGCCCTGGTCACCGAGGCCCGCCTGACCGTCGACCGCCTGATGGCCGACAAGGATTTCTTCGAGCTGCCGAAGTTCATCCGCGGCGCCAAGGGGATCTACATTGTGCCGCAACTCGTCAAGGGCGGCTTCATCATCGGCGCCGAAGGCGGAACCGGCGTGTTCCTGGCGCGCGGCACCGACGGCAGCTGGTCGCCGCCGGCCTTCTACACCCTGGGCGCCGGCTCCATCGGCCTGCAGATCGGCGGCGAGGTCAAGGAAGTGGTCTTCGTGCTGATGAGCGACAAGGCGGTGGACGCCATACTGTCCAGCGAATTCAAGCTGGGCGCCGACGCGTCGATCTCCGTCGGCCCCATGGGCCGCGGCGTCGAGGCCTCGCGCACCACCGACTTCACCTCCGACATCTACGCCTTTTCCAAGTCGGTCGGCCTGTTCGGCGGCGGCGCCCTGGAGGGCGCCAAGATCTTCGAGCGGACGTCGTTGAATCATGAGTATTACGCCCTGGGCGCGACGCCGAAGAACATCGTCATCGACCGCAAGTTC